The Schistocerca gregaria isolate iqSchGreg1 chromosome 1, iqSchGreg1.2, whole genome shotgun sequence genome includes a window with the following:
- the LOC126267521 gene encoding facilitated trehalose transporter Tret1-like: MPVRERIHWQQVLAATIANLSTLCVGCAMGWTAPVLPVLQRLSEQPEGGFYEGDPLSTEEGAWIGALLPLGALVGSVPAGFLTHRYGRKLPLVAFGALLFISWILLLFHEWVSLLMVGRFISGLASAGVTAIAPLYAEEVAAPGIRGALGTLLDLMLAAGLLVVYGLGIVVPVRWLTASMAVLPLCFCVTFLMMPESPEYLRGRGHLKRARLAELWLQLELAPTELVLLKQKEKEKLAQPLCADQLPGEKDVEGAVRTKTPTLRACIIVFMLMAFQQLSGVDAILFYTIDIFQEAGTSISPQLSTVITGAIQFVATAFSSVLVENAGRRPLLIASGLLMTFSHAAFALHQGSPWLHAEAGWIPLVAINLFLIGFAIGLGPLAWLLIAELLPPADKRWAVGVATSINWLTCALMTGFFEEFVNHFSTTVAYSVLAFVCLAYTVFVVLLVPETSGLTGDEIQKKMLETGPMVVCATADDETRADDVADGDAVI, from the exons ATGCCCGTCAGGGAAAGGATCCACTGGCAGCAGGTGCTCGCCGCCACCATTG CTAACCTGAGCACACTATGTGTCGGCTGCGCCATGGGTTGGACTGCGCCCGTGCTGCCGGTACTGCAGAGGCTGTCGGAGCAGCCGGAGGGCGGTTTCTACGAGGGAGACCCCCTCTCCACGGAGGAGGGCGCCTGGATAGGGGCGCTGCTGCCGCTGGGCGCGCTCGTCGGCTCCGTGCCCGCCGGCTTCCTCACGCACCGCTACGGCCGCAAGCTGCCGCTGGTCGCTTTCGGGGCGCTGCTCTTCATCAGCTGGATCCTCCTGCTCTTCCACGAATGG GTGAGCCTCCTGATGGTGGGGCGCTTCATCAGCGGCCTGGCGTCAGCTGGAGTGACGGCCATCGCGCCGCTGTACGCCGAGGAGGTGGCGGCCCCGGGCATCCGCGGCGCGCTGGGCACGCTGCTGGACCTCATGCTGGCCGCCGGCCTGCTGGTGGTGTACGGGCTGGGCATCGTGGTGCCCGTGCGCTGGCTCACCGCCAGCATGGCCGTGCTGCCGCTCTGCTTCTGCGTCACCTTCCTCATGATGCCCGAGTCGCCGGAGTACCTGCGCGGCCGCGGGCACCTCAAGCGCGCCAGGCTGGCCGAGCTGTGGCTCCAGCTGGAGCTGGCGCCCACCGAGCTGGTCTTGCTCAAGCAGAAAGAGAAGGAGAAGCTGGCCCAGCCACTGTGCGCTGACCAGCTGCCGGGCGAGAAAGACGTGGAGGGCGCCGTTCGCACAAAGACGCCCACTCTCAGGGCCTGCATCATAGTCTTCATGCTGATGGCCTTCCAGCAGCTCAGTGGCGTCGACGCCATCCTGTTCTACACCATCGACATATTCCAG GAGGCCGGTACGTCGATCTCTCCACAGCTGTCCACGGTGATTACCGGCGCCATCCAGTTCGTAGCCACTGCGTTCTCGTCAGTGCTGGTGGAGAACGCAGGTCGGCGCCCGCTGCTGATCGCCTCTGGGCTGCTGATGACGTTCTCGCACGCGGCGTTCGCCCTCCACCAAGGTTCGCCGTGGCTGCACGCTGAGGCCGGCTGGATCCCGCTGGTGGCCATCAACCTCTTCCTGATCGGGTTCGCCATCGGGCTGGGCCCGCTGGCGTGGCTTCTGATCGCAGAGCTGCTGCCGCCGGCGGACAAGCGCTGGGCCGTCGGCGTCGCCACCTCCATCAACTGGCTCACCTGCGCCCTCATGACCGGCTTCTTCGAGGAGTTCGTCAACCACTTCAGCACCACCGTGGCGTACTCGGTGCTCGCCTTCGTCTGTCTGGCGTACACCGTCTTTGTGGTGCTGCTCGTTCCAGAGACCAGCGGCCTCACCGGCGATGAGATACAGAAGAAGATGCTGGAGACGGGGCCCATGGTCGTGTGCGCTACTGCCGACGACGAGACCCGAGCTGACGACGTCGCCGACGGCGACGCCGTCATTTAA